Sequence from the Ancalomicrobiaceae bacterium S20 genome:
CGCGCAATCGCGACCGCGCGCTTCGCCCGTGATGCCGAGGCCGCGGCCGCCGGTGTGGATCGCGACGCGGCCCCGGCCGTCGACCGCCACCACCTGGCGGAATTCCATGTGCTCGCGCGAGCCGGCGAGCACCTGAACCGCCTCGGGCGCCGAGGCGCCGAGCGCCATCAGGTCGAGAGCGGCGGGGCCGAGGCGGGGATCGGTGACGTTCTGCGAGCAGACCGCGCCGACGCGGCCGCGCGCGTGGGCGCAGCGCGCCGCCACCGCCGGCGACGAGGACGAGATCACGATGCCGAAACGGCCGGTCTTGGCGCAGCGCGCGGCGATGGAGAATGTCACGGCGGTCGGATCCCCGATCTGTTGGCGTCCTGATGGCGCCGACGCTTAGAGCACGAATTCCTGACTATTCGGTCAAAGTGGCCGTTCCGCTCAATCCGGGATCACGGCGGTGGCGTCGATCTCGACGAGCCAGGTCGGGCGGGCGAGCGCCACCACGACCAGACCCGTGCAGACCGGATGCACGCCTTGGGTATATTCGCCCATGACCCGATAAACGGCCTCTCGATGCCGGATATCGGTCAGATAGACGACCAGCTTGCACAGATGCGACATGTCCGCGCCGGCCTCGGCCAGAAGCTGGCGGATGTTCTGCATCACCTTGTGCGCCTGCGCGGTCGGATCGCCGATGCCGACGTCCTCGGCGGTGTCGAGATCCTGCGGGCACTGGCCGCGCAGGAACACCATGGTGCCGCGCGCGACCACGGCCTGGGCGAGATCGTTGGAGAGCTTCTGCTCCGGATAGGTATCGCGGGTGTTGAACGGACGGATGCGGCGATGGGCCATCGACATGTCCTCGTCAGCGGATGAAGGGGCGGGATCAGGCGGAGAGCGGGGCGAGACGGCGGTAGCGCCGCTCGGCGTAGACGAGCGCGGACCCGGCCGCCGAGCCGGGAACGACCGCCTCGACGGCACCGAACAGGATCAGATGCGTGCCGACCCGACTCGTCTCGGCGAGCCGGCATTCGAAGGTGGCGCGGGCGTCGACAAGGCGCGGGCAACCGGTCGTGCCCGGCTCCCATTCGACCGCGTCGAAGCGTTCGGGACCGGCAATGCCGGTGCGTCCGGCGAAAAGGTCGGCGGTCGCGGCATCGTGGTCGCCGAGCACGTTCACGGCAAAGGTGCCGTTCGAGAGGATCGCCGCCGCGGTCGGGCTGTCGGCGCGGACGCAGACGAGCAGGGTCGGGCGCTCGCCATCGGCGGAGACCGAGGTCAGGCTCGATACGGTCAGGCCCGAGCGTCCGGCGGGGCCGTCGGTCGCAACGACCGCCACGGTCGTTGCCGTTCCGGCCATGCCGTCGAGAAAGGCGGCGCGCAGCAGGGTCGCCGCCCCGGTCGCCAGCGTCCGGAGCGCGGTCATGTCGGCTGGTTCGGCGCCGGGCGCGATCCGGACGGGCACGTTCGGGGAGGCGGTCATGGTGTTCACTCCGCGGCCGTGCGGTTCATGATGCCGGCGTCGAACCAGCGGCTGACCGCGCTGTCGCCGGGCGTCCGGGTGGTCGGGCCCATCACACGGTCCGACAGGCCGGCGGCCTTGCGGACGAAATCGAGCGGGCCGTCCCAGTCGAAGTTGCGGTAGACCGCCGCGAGATGCGCGTAAGGCGGCGACTGGGCGAAGAGCTGGAAGGTCAGCCGGTGGCCGGCATAGTCGGAGTTCAGGATGTCGCGCGCGAAGGCGAGCAGCTTGCGACGGTCCTCGGCGACCCAATCCTCGTTGACCTTGTAGAACTTCTCCAGCCAGGGCTTGGCTTCGGGGTGGGCGAAGGTGGCCGCGTCCGGCGTCACGCAGATCTGGCCGCCGCAGAGCTCGCGGGCGATGTGCATCATCTCGTGAAGCTGCGAGCAGGCGAGCACGCGCCCGGTATAGAGCAGCGACTGGTTCGGCATCAGGAGCCCGCCCGGCGAACGCTCGGCGAGCGTGATCGCGCCGGTCAGATGGGCGTTGATGCCCTCGCGATAGACGGCGAGCTGGGCGAGCTTCTCCTGCACCGCCTGCTGCTTGTCGAGACCGGTCTGGCGCGCGTTGAACAGCGCCGCACCGATCAGCATGTCGGCGAGCTTCAGATTGCGCTGCACGTAGGCGAAGGCCGAATAACGATGCAGCGTCGCGCGGATGAACATTGCCGCCTTGGTGTGGCGGTAGAACAGCACGTTCTCCCAGGGGATCAGCACGTCGTCGAACACGACCAGCGCATCGACCTCGTCGAAGCGGTTCGAGACCGGATAGTCTTCAATCGGCCGGCGACCGGCGAAGCCGGTGCGGCAGATGAACTTCAGGCCCGGCGAGCCGAGATCGCAGATGAAGCCGACCGCATAGTCGGAATAGGCGCTGTCGCCCCAGTTGGCGATGGTCGGCTTGGTGAAGGCCTGGTTGGCGTAGGCGGCGGCCGTCTCGTATTTGGCGCCGCGCACGACGATGCCGGCGTCGGTCTCCTTCACGACATGCAGCAGCATGTCCGGATCCTGCGCCTGCGGCGGCTTCGAGCGGTCGCCCTTCGGATCGGTGTTGGCCGAGACGTGGAACGGGTCGTTGTGGAGGACGCGCAGGATGTGGTTGCGAATGTTCTCCGAGAAGCGCGGATCGACCTCGTTGAGCACGTCCTGGCCGTCGAACAGCGACCACATCTCGCCGACGGTCTCGTCGCCGACGCGGGTGACGATACCGCCGACCTCCTCGAGCACGGTGTCGGTCGCGCGGCGCTTGTCCCACCAGTCGCCCTGCGTCTTCGGCAGCTTGTTGCCGATGCCGTGGGTCTGACCCTCCTCGGTGTAGGTCATCACGTCGCGGGTGCGCGCATCCCACTGCATGTCGTAGATGCGGGCGCGGATGTCGACGAGCGGCTTGAACATCGGATGGCTCGGCACGTCCTTGACGCGCTCGCCGTCGATGAAGACCTCGCGGCCGTCGCGGATCGACTCGCGGTACTGGTCGCCGGTGCGGATCATGGGGGCATCTCCTTGCGACGGGCGCCCGGATCGCGGTGCGGATCGGGGCGGAATATCGGTGTCGCGGAGAGAATGGCGCGCGGCGTTCTTCGGGAAAAATAGTCTTTTCGGCTCTTCTGCTTCGGGGTTTGCGAAGCAGGTCCGAGCACGCCGGCACAGGCGATGCGGGGCGCGCGGATCAGGACGCGAGGCGGGCGGTGGCGCCGCCGAGGCCGGTCAGCTCGGCGAGCAGCGCGGCCAGCGACAGCGCCGCCGCGCGCTGCTCGCCCTTGCCGAGATAGACGCCGACCACGGCATCGCCGAGCGCCGGCAGGCCGCTCGGTTCCGGCAGGCGGGCGAGGCGCGCGGGCACGATCGATCCGGCCACCGCGGTCACGCCGAAGCCGGAGGCGATCGCGGCGTCGAGGCCGGCGAAGCTCGGATTGGTGTAGACGATCTCGAACGGCCGGCCGTCGCGCTGCAGCGCCTCCAGCATGGCGCCGCGGTAGAGGCAGCCTTCGGGCGAGGCGACGATGCGCAGGATCTCGTCCGGACCGGCGACCGCCTCCGGCCGGCCGACCCAGACCAGCCGTTCGCGCGCGGCGATGAAGGCATTCTCCGCCGGCGCATCGGGCGTCATGGCGACCACGACGTCGTAGCGGCCCTCCGCCAGACCGTCGAGCAGCGCGACCGACAGTTCGCAGGTGACGTCGAAGCCCACGCCGGCATCGCGGGCGTTCGGATGGGCGAGCAGCTTGCCGAGCATCTGGTCGGCGTAGTCGCTCGGCAGGCCGATCTGGAGCCGGCCCTGCAGGCTCTTGCGGGCGAGGCGCATGACCAGTTCGTCGTTGAGCGCCAGCATGCGGCGGGCGTAATTGGCGAGGATCTGGCCGGTCTCGGTCAGCGCGCCGCCGGCCTCGCGCACGAACAGCGGCGCGCCGGCCAGTTCCTGAAGCCGCTTCAGTTGCAGGCTGACCGCCGACTGCGTGCGCCCGACCCGCTCGCCGGCGCGCGTGCAATTGTCGAGGTCGACCACGGCGACGAAGGTGCGGAGCAGGTCGGTCGGAAAGTTCTTCATCGCTCACCTCGGGGCCGTCGCTCGCGGCCCGACACGGCCGAAAGGCTCGACGCCGACGCGACCATGGGGCAGCATCGCGCGTCGCTGCGGCCGCGTCCAGCGCGCCGGTGAGGCCGCGGCCGGGCGGGCGCGGCCGCTCGTCGGACAAATGGCGCCCGCGCGAGCCGACTGACGCAGGGCGGAGGTCCGGTCAGCACATGACCGGCGGCCCCGCGATTGCTTGATCCTCGCGTCTCCCCTGCCGGGCCGCGCGCCCGGATCATCTCGCGAAGAACAAGAAGGACGTCCATGGGACCGCATATCGTACCCGTCGCCTCCGACCTCGCGTTCCCCTCGACCGCCGACGTCGTCATCGTCGGCGGCGGCATCATCGGAACGTCGAGCGCGCTCTATCTCGCCGAGCGCGGCCTCAAGGTCGTGCTGTGCGAGAAGGGCTATATCGCCGGCGAGCAATCCGGCCGGAACTGGGGCTGGTGCCGGCAGGCCAAGCGCGATCCGCGCGAGTTCGAGCTGATCCGCGAGGCGCTGCGGCTCTGGCGCGGCATGGATGCCCATATCGGCGCCGATACCGGCTTCACCACCACCGGCATCATGTTCTCGGCCGCCGACGAGGCCAAGGCGGCCTATTACGAGGAATGGGTCAAGGAGGCCGCGGCGGCCGACATTCACGCCGAGATGCTGACCGGCGGCCGCTATGCCGAGCTCATGCCGGGCGACACGGCGCCCAAGAAAGCGGCACTGTGGTGCGCATCGGACGGGCGGGCCGAGCCGCAGAAGGCGGCGCCCGCGATCGCCGAGGCAGCGCGGCGCAAGGGCGCGACGATCCTGACCGACTGCGCGGTGCGCGGCGTCGAGACCGCCGGCGGCAAGGTCGTCGGCGTCGTCACCGAACGCGGCCGCATCGCGGCATCGAGCGTCGTGGTCGCCGGCGGCGCCTGGACGCGCCGCATCCTGAAGGACGTCGGCATCGACCTGCCGCAGCTCAAGGTCCGCGCCAGCGTGTTTCGCACCTCGCCGATCGAGGGCGGTCCGCCGGCGGCGCTGTGGGACCACGATTTCGCGTTCCGCAAGCGCCAGGACGGCGGCTACACGATCGCCAACGGCCATGTGAACGTCGTGCCGATCGTGCCGGACAGTTTCCGGTTCTTCTTCGACTTCATTCCGGCGTTGAGGCTCGAGTACAAGTCGCTCCGGCTCAGGTTCGGACCGCGCTTCTTCACCGAATGGAACGAGGCGGTGCGCCGGCCCTTCGACGAGCCGTCGGTCTACGAGGCCGCGCGCACGCTCGATCCGACCCCGGACGTCGGCTATCTCGAACAGGCTTTCCGGGCGCTGAAACAGCGCTTCCCGGTGTTCAAGGATTCCCGCATGGTGCAGGCTTGGGCCGGCTTCATCGACGCGACGCCCGACGCCGTGCCGGTGATCTCGCCGACCGACAAGGTCGCCGGCCTGATCGTGGCGACCGGCTTTTCGGGCCATGGCTTCGGCATCGGGCCCGCGGCGGGCCATCTGGTCGCCGACCTCGTCACCGGGGACAAGCCGATCGCCGATCCAAAGGAATATCGCCTGTCGCGCTTCTTCGACGGCAGCCGCCCGGCGCCGGTCGCGGGGCTCTGACGGGCGCACCACGAGAAAGGGCCGGATCGACGATCCGGCCCCCATGTCGTCCTCTTGGCCTCGACGGTCTTGAAAACCGCTGCCGTCAGCCGCCGCGCTTCTTCTTCGCCGCAAAGATGTAGCCGAGGAAGTTGAGCAGCACCTGCGCGGCGAGGAAGCCGGTGATGCCGCTCGGGTCATAGGCCGGGGCGACCTCCACGAGGTCGATGCCGACGATCTCCTGGCGCTTGGCGACCGCCTGCAGGATCTCCATCACCTCGTAATAGAGAAAGCCGCCGTGGCTCGGCGTGCCGGTGCCGGGCGCGATCGACGGATCGAAGCCATCGATGTCGATCGTCACATAGAGCCGCGCGTCGGCCGGGATCAGGTCGAGCACGCCCGCGACACCGAGCTGGCGCACCTGCCGCACCGAACGGATCGAGGAGCCGCGCGCGCGGGCGTCCTCGTAGCCCTCGCGCGCGGTCGAGGAGACGTTGCGGATGCCGAGTTGGGTCAGGCCGGTGACGTGATCCTGCTCGGCGGCGCGGCGCATCGGGTTGCCGTGGCCCTCGGTGACGCCGTGGCGGACGTCGACGAAGTCGAGATGCGCGTCGATCTGCAGGATGTGGATCGGGCCCTGATCCGAAAAGGCGCGGATGCAGGGGATGTTGATCGCGTGGTCGCCGCCGAGCACGACCGGCATGGCGCCGGCCGCCAAGATCGCGCTCACGGCGCGCTCGGCATTGTCGTGGCTCTTGCGGGTGTCGGTGTGGACGATGTCGGCATCGCCGACGTCGACGATCTTCACTTCCGACAAGGGCAGATAGGTCTCGTCGTCCTCGTGGTCATAGGCGCCGCCGTGGCCGAAGGAGAACAGCGTCGACGCCTCGCGGATCGCGCGCGGCCCGAAGCGGGCGCCGGAGCGGTATTGCGTGCCCATGTCGTAGGGAATGCCGAGCACCGCGACATCGGCATCGATGGCCGACCAGTCTGTGACGGCGGGGCGCTTGCCGAAGGTGCAATGGCCGACGAAGGGCAGATCGAGGCGGCCGGATTCGTAACCGTGGGCCATGGCGGCGTCACGCTCCCATCTGTTGTTGTTTTGAGATCGAGAAGAGGCGAACGGGCGACCCGAGGCCGCCCGCACTGGGGACTATTGCCGAGATCGGAGGCTCAGGCGATGCCCGAGCCGCGCAGGCGCTCGGAGCGGCGGCGCAGGAGCTCGATCGTCGCCATCAGGAGCGCGGCGAACACGACCAGGAAGGTCGCGGCAGCGGTGATCGTCGGCGAGATCTGCTCGCGGATGCCGGAAAACATCTGGCGCGGCAGCGTGCGCTGTTCCGGGCTCGACAAGAACAGCGCCACCACGACCTCGTCCCAGGAGGTGACGAAGGCGAACAGCGCCCCCGACGTGACGCCTGGCGCGATCAGCGGCAGCGTCACCATCCGGAACGTCGTCCAGGGCGCCGCGCCGAGCGAGGCGGCGGCGCGGGTCAGCGAGCGATCGAAGCCGGTCAGCGTCGCGGTCACGGTGATCACCACGAAGGGCGTCGCCAGGATCGCGTGGGCCATGATCAGGCCGATGTAGGTGTTGTTGAGCCCGACCGCGGCGAAGCCGAAGAACATGGCGACCGCGACGATCACCACCGGCACGATCATCGGCGAGATCAGGATCGACATGATCAGGCCCTGGAACGGTACGTTACCACGGGCGAGACCGAGGGCTGCGAGCGTGCCGAGCGCGGTCGCCAGGATCGTCGAGAAGAAGGCGACGATCGCGCTGTTCTGGATCGCGACGCGCCAGCGCTCGTTGAAGAAGAAATCCTCGTACCAGCGCAGGCTCACACCCGGTAGCGGGTAGGTGAACCAGGGTTCGGAGGAGAACGACAGCGGGATGATCACCAGGATCGGCCCGATCAGGAACAGGAACACGAAGGCGCAATAGATCGCGAACAGCGTGTAGGCGAACTGTTCCTTGGGCGTGGCATAGGACGGCGCGAGCATTGGCGATCAGCCCAGTTTGACCTTGTCGATGCCGACCACGCGGTTGAACACCGCGTAGAGCGCGAGCGTGATGAACAGGAGGAGCGCGCCGAGCGCCGAGGCCTGGCCCCAGTTCAGCTCCTTGTTGGTGTAGAGCGCCACGAAATAGCTCACCATCTGGTCCTGCGGACCGCCGACGAGCGCGGGCGTGATGTAGTAGCCGAGCGACAGGATGAAGGTCAGCAGGCAGCCGGCCCCGACGCCGGGCAGCGTCTGCGGCACGTAGACCGAGGCGAAAGCCGTGAACGGGCCGGCCCCGAGCGAGCGCGCCGCGCGCAGGTGCGACGGCGGGATCGACTTCATCACCGAGTAGATCGGCAGGATCGTGAAGGGCAGCTGGATGTGGGTCATCGCCAGCACGGTGCCGAAGCGGTTGAAGATCAACTGCGCCCGCTCGGTGGTGAAATGCAGCGCGACCAGGATGTCGTTGATGACGCCGTTGGTCTGCAACAGCACGATCCAGGCGGTCGTGCGCACCAGAATGGAGGTCGTGAACGGCAGCAACACCAGGATCATCAGCATGTTGGCATGCTTCGCCGGCAGGATCGCCAGGAGATGGGCGACCGGATAGCCGAGCACCAGTGTCGCGACCGTCACCAGGAGGCTGATCCAGATCGTGCGGGTGAACACGTCGAGGAAGATCGCCTGATCGGGCTCGGCCTTGACGATCGCGCCGGCGACGTCCTGGCGCAGGTCGACCGAGGTCAGCAGGTAGTAGGGCGTGTAGGCCGCGGTCGAACGCTTCATCACCGCCCAGAACGGGACGGAGCCCCATTCCTTGTCGGAGGTGAGGAACTTGTCCTTCCAGGGCCCCGCGCCGCCGGCCTCGACCATGCGGCCGGCCTTCAGCAGACGCGAGCGGGCACCGGCGATTTCGTAGTTGAGGCGCTTGCCGACCAGACCGGTGGTGCGGTCCTTCTGCGCCTGGGCGAGATCGGCGGCGAGCGCGGCATAGACCGGCTCGTCCGGCACGGACTTGCCGTCCCAGGCGGCGAGCGCTGCGGCGGTCTTCGGCAGCGTGTCGCGCACCTCCGGGTTCTCGACCGAGCGGAACATCATCATGCCGATCGGCAGCACGAAGATCGACAACACGAAGACGAGCAGCGGCGCGACCAGCGACAGCGATCGGAGCCGATTGACCCGTTCCGCGCGCCTGAGCTTCGCCTTCAACGAGACCTTATCCTCGATCGCGCCCGGCAGAGCGCCCATCGTGTCGACCGACATGCCTTTATCTTCCGTTGTCCGGGGAGGGCTCCGGCGCGGTGGCGCGCCGGAGGCGTCGTCAGGGGATGCGCGTCAGGCGGCGACTGCCGGGGATACGGGCGAGCCGCACCTCGGCCAACGCGGCCTTACTGCGCGAGCCAGGCGTTGAAGCGCTTCAGCAGCTCTTCCTTGTTGTCACCCCAGAAGACCGGATCGTTGGCGAGCGCGGTCTTGGCGTTCTCCGGCGCGGTCGGCAGATCCTTGAGGATGTCCGGCTGCACGAAGGGCGTCGCGGCGACCAGCGCCGGACCGTAGGAGATCCACTTGGTCTGCTCGGCCTGCGGCTCCGGGCTCGAGGCGAACTGAAGGAACTTGTAGGAGGCCTCGAGGTTTTTGACACCCTTCGGGATCGCCCACAGATCCCAGTCCTGCAGCTGGCCGTCCCAGACGATCTTGAAGTTCTTCTTGTCGGCCTTGTTGGCGCCGAAGATGCGGCCGTTCCAGGCGGTGGTCATGACGACCTCGCCGGCGGCGAGCAGCTGCGGCGGCTGGGCGCCGGCTTCCCACCAGACGACGTCCTTCTTGATCGTGTCGAGCTTCTTGAAGGCGCGATCGACGCCTTCCTTGGTCTTCAGGGTCTCGTAGACCTTGTCGGCCGGCACGCCGTCGGCCATCAGCGCGAATTCGAGATTGCCGAACGGCGTCTTCTGCAGCGCGCGCTTGCCCGGCCACTTCTTGGTGTCGAACAGGTCAGCGATCTTGGTCGGGCCGTCTTTGATCTTGTCGCCGTCATAGGCGAAGATCGTCGAATAGATGATGGTCGGGATCGCGCACTCGAAGGTCGAGCCCTTCACGAACTTGTCTTTGCCGCCGAACTTCGAATAGTCGATCGGGGTCAGGATGCCTTCGTCGCAGCCCTGCTGGGCGGTCGCGGCGTCGACGTCGACGGCGTCCCAGGTCGTGTTGCCCGACTGGACCATGGCGCGGATGCGCGCGACTTCGCCGTTGTATTCCTCTTCGGTGATCTTGATGCCGGCCTTGGCCGCATAGGGCTTGAAGTAGGCCTCCTGCTGGCTCTTCTGGTAGGCGCCACCCCACGAGGTGATGGTGAGACCGTCGGCGGCGAGTGCGGCGCTGCTCGCGGAGGCGAGGGCGATGACCGACAGGGCCGCCGTCAGGGTTTTGAACGTCATGGACACTTCCCCTTCTACCTTCTCTCGGGATTGGGTTCAGGCCGCGTCGAGCGCACGACAATCGTCCGTGCGCCAGCCGAGCGGAATGCGGGAGCCGATGTCGAGGACCGGGCGGTCCTCGGCATTGCCGACCTTGACCACCACGTCGAAGCCGCCTTCCAGCCGGAAGCGGACGCGCAGGTGGTCGCCGAGGTAGATCAGTTCCTCGACGGTGGCCTCGAAACGGTTGTCGATGCTGCCCTCGGGCGGCGCGAGCTTCACGCGCTCGGGGCGGATCGACAGCATGGTGGCGTCGCCGACGCCGGCCGCGTCGGTCAGCGTCGCGACGACCTTGGTGCCGGTCGCGAGTTCGACCGTGCAGGTGGTGCCCTTGGCGGCGACGATCTGGCCGGGGATGCGATTGTTCTCGCCGATGAACTGGGCGACGAACGAGTTCGCCGGCTTCTCGTACAGCACCGACGGCGGCGCGATCTGCTGGATGATGCCGTTGTTGAACACCGCGACGCGGTCCGACATCGTCAGCGCCTCGCTCTGGTCGTGGGTGACGTAGACGACTGTGATGCCGAGGCGTTCGTGCAGATGGCGGATCTCCATCTGCATGTGTTCGCGCAGCTGCTTGTCGAGCGCGCCGAGCGGCTCGTCCATCAACACCAGCTTCGGCTCGAACACGAGCGCGCGGGCGAGCGCCACGCGCTGCTGCTGGCCGCCCGAGAGCTGGCCGGGCATGCGGCCCGCGAAGGCGCCGAGGTGGACCATGTCGAGCGCCTTGGCGACGCGCTCGGCGATCTCGGCCTTGGGCCGGCCGCGGACCTTGAGCGGGAAGCCGACGTTCTGCGCCACGCTCATATGCGGGAACAGCGCATAGTTCTGGAACACCATGCCGATGTCGCGCTTCTCCGGCGGCACCGCGTCGATGCGGTCGCCGTCGAGCATGATGTTGCCGACCGTCGGGGTCTCGAAGCCGGCGAGCATCATCAAGGTGGTGGTCTTGCCCGAGCCGGACGGCCCGAGCAGCGTCAGGAACTCGCCGCGCCGGATGCGCAGGTTGAGGTCCTTCACCACCAGGACCTCGCCGTCGTAGGTCTTCTGGATGCCGGCGAACTCGACGAAGCTCTCGGCCGCGCTGACGTCGAGCTTCATGACAGAACCTCTTCGGGGCGGGTCCCGGCGGATGCCGGGGGGACAAGGCCCGCGAACGGGGCGGGGTAGGGGGCGGGATACCGCGACCGGATCATGCTGCCTCGCTGTTGCGACGGTCGAACCGGCCCCCTATCCGCAAGGGCCGTGCCAGTTCGCCGCGCTTGTCGGGGCCGAAGCCTCCGTGGAGCTCGGAACGGATACGGTTTGTCCCATGCGATCAGTGCGTTAGGCGACGGAGCTGCCGATCGACGAGGCGCAGACGCCGATGCCCCGCAGGGCTGCCTTCCGCAGGCGACGCGCCGGCGCGAAATCGCGCTGATGCGTGCGCGGGAAGACCGCCATGGGACGCTGCCACGCGACCCGCGCCGCCAGCGAGGCGTGATCCGCCGGGGTTTCATCTCGATTGGCTAAAAATTAGGCAGCGCTTGCGTGCAGTCGCCGTCGAACTGATCAATTGTTTCCGGGTCCGGATAGTGAAACGACGATCAAAGCGAGGCCGAAATCGCCGGTTGCGGTAAT
This genomic interval carries:
- the speB gene encoding agmatinase; the protein is MAHGYESGRLDLPFVGHCTFGKRPAVTDWSAIDADVAVLGIPYDMGTQYRSGARFGPRAIREASTLFSFGHGGAYDHEDDETYLPLSEVKIVDVGDADIVHTDTRKSHDNAERAVSAILAAGAMPVVLGGDHAINIPCIRAFSDQGPIHILQIDAHLDFVDVRHGVTEGHGNPMRRAAEQDHVTGLTQLGIRNVSSTAREGYEDARARGSSIRSVRQVRQLGVAGVLDLIPADARLYVTIDIDGFDPSIAPGTGTPSHGGFLYYEVMEILQAVAKRQEIVGIDLVEVAPAYDPSGITGFLAAQVLLNFLGYIFAAKKKRGG
- a CDS encoding ABC transporter ATP-binding protein — its product is MKLDVSAAESFVEFAGIQKTYDGEVLVVKDLNLRIRRGEFLTLLGPSGSGKTTTLMMLAGFETPTVGNIMLDGDRIDAVPPEKRDIGMVFQNYALFPHMSVAQNVGFPLKVRGRPKAEIAERVAKALDMVHLGAFAGRMPGQLSGGQQQRVALARALVFEPKLVLMDEPLGALDKQLREHMQMEIRHLHERLGITVVYVTHDQSEALTMSDRVAVFNNGIIQQIAPPSVLYEKPANSFVAQFIGENNRIPGQIVAAKGTTCTVELATGTKVVATLTDAAGVGDATMLSIRPERVKLAPPEGSIDNRFEATVEELIYLGDHLRVRFRLEGGFDVVVKVGNAEDRPVLDIGSRIPLGWRTDDCRALDAA
- a CDS encoding ABC transporter permease — its product is MLAPSYATPKEQFAYTLFAIYCAFVFLFLIGPILVIIPLSFSSEPWFTYPLPGVSLRWYEDFFFNERWRVAIQNSAIVAFFSTILATALGTLAALGLARGNVPFQGLIMSILISPMIVPVVIVAVAMFFGFAAVGLNNTYIGLIMAHAILATPFVVITVTATLTGFDRSLTRAAASLGAAPWTTFRMVTLPLIAPGVTSGALFAFVTSWDEVVVALFLSSPEQRTLPRQMFSGIREQISPTITAAATFLVVFAALLMATIELLRRRSERLRGSGIA
- a CDS encoding ABC transporter substrate-binding protein yields the protein MTFKTLTAALSVIALASASSAALAADGLTITSWGGAYQKSQQEAYFKPYAAKAGIKITEEEYNGEVARIRAMVQSGNTTWDAVDVDAATAQQGCDEGILTPIDYSKFGGKDKFVKGSTFECAIPTIIYSTIFAYDGDKIKDGPTKIADLFDTKKWPGKRALQKTPFGNLEFALMADGVPADKVYETLKTKEGVDRAFKKLDTIKKDVVWWEAGAQPPQLLAAGEVVMTTAWNGRIFGANKADKKNFKIVWDGQLQDWDLWAIPKGVKNLEASYKFLQFASSPEPQAEQTKWISYGPALVAATPFVQPDILKDLPTAPENAKTALANDPVFWGDNKEELLKRFNAWLAQ
- a CDS encoding ABC transporter permease, which produces MSVDTMGALPGAIEDKVSLKAKLRRAERVNRLRSLSLVAPLLVFVLSIFVLPIGMMMFRSVENPEVRDTLPKTAAALAAWDGKSVPDEPVYAALAADLAQAQKDRTTGLVGKRLNYEIAGARSRLLKAGRMVEAGGAGPWKDKFLTSDKEWGSVPFWAVMKRSTAAYTPYYLLTSVDLRQDVAGAIVKAEPDQAIFLDVFTRTIWISLLVTVATLVLGYPVAHLLAILPAKHANMLMILVLLPFTTSILVRTTAWIVLLQTNGVINDILVALHFTTERAQLIFNRFGTVLAMTHIQLPFTILPIYSVMKSIPPSHLRAARSLGAGPFTAFASVYVPQTLPGVGAGCLLTFILSLGYYITPALVGGPQDQMVSYFVALYTNKELNWGQASALGALLLFITLALYAVFNRVVGIDKVKLG
- a CDS encoding flavin reductase family protein, which translates into the protein MTASPNVPVRIAPGAEPADMTALRTLATGAATLLRAAFLDGMAGTATTVAVVATDGPAGRSGLTVSSLTSVSADGERPTLLVCVRADSPTAAAILSNGTFAVNVLGDHDAATADLFAGRTGIAGPERFDAVEWEPGTTGCPRLVDARATFECRLAETSRVGTHLILFGAVEAVVPGSAAGSALVYAERRYRRLAPLSA
- a CDS encoding LysR substrate-binding domain-containing protein, whose protein sequence is MKNFPTDLLRTFVAVVDLDNCTRAGERVGRTQSAVSLQLKRLQELAGAPLFVREAGGALTETGQILANYARRMLALNDELVMRLARKSLQGRLQIGLPSDYADQMLGKLLAHPNARDAGVGFDVTCELSVALLDGLAEGRYDVVVAMTPDAPAENAFIAARERLVWVGRPEAVAGPDEILRIVASPEGCLYRGAMLEALQRDGRPFEIVYTNPSFAGLDAAIASGFGVTAVAGSIVPARLARLPEPSGLPALGDAVVGVYLGKGEQRAAALSLAALLAELTGLGGATARLAS
- a CDS encoding FAD-binding oxidoreductase, which gives rise to MGPHIVPVASDLAFPSTADVVIVGGGIIGTSSALYLAERGLKVVLCEKGYIAGEQSGRNWGWCRQAKRDPREFELIREALRLWRGMDAHIGADTGFTTTGIMFSAADEAKAAYYEEWVKEAAAADIHAEMLTGGRYAELMPGDTAPKKAALWCASDGRAEPQKAAPAIAEAARRKGATILTDCAVRGVETAGGKVVGVVTERGRIAASSVVVAGGAWTRRILKDVGIDLPQLKVRASVFRTSPIEGGPPAALWDHDFAFRKRQDGGYTIANGHVNVVPIVPDSFRFFFDFIPALRLEYKSLRLRFGPRFFTEWNEAVRRPFDEPSVYEAARTLDPTPDVGYLEQAFRALKQRFPVFKDSRMVQAWAGFIDATPDAVPVISPTDKVAGLIVATGFSGHGFGIGPAAGHLVADLVTGDKPIADPKEYRLSRFFDGSRPAPVAGL
- a CDS encoding RidA family protein, with the protein product MAHRRIRPFNTRDTYPEQKLSNDLAQAVVARGTMVFLRGQCPQDLDTAEDVGIGDPTAQAHKVMQNIRQLLAEAGADMSHLCKLVVYLTDIRHREAVYRVMGEYTQGVHPVCTGLVVVALARPTWLVEIDATAVIPD
- a CDS encoding 4-hydroxyphenylacetate 3-hydroxylase family protein; the encoded protein is MIRTGDQYRESIRDGREVFIDGERVKDVPSHPMFKPLVDIRARIYDMQWDARTRDVMTYTEEGQTHGIGNKLPKTQGDWWDKRRATDTVLEEVGGIVTRVGDETVGEMWSLFDGQDVLNEVDPRFSENIRNHILRVLHNDPFHVSANTDPKGDRSKPPQAQDPDMLLHVVKETDAGIVVRGAKYETAAAYANQAFTKPTIANWGDSAYSDYAVGFICDLGSPGLKFICRTGFAGRRPIEDYPVSNRFDEVDALVVFDDVLIPWENVLFYRHTKAAMFIRATLHRYSAFAYVQRNLKLADMLIGAALFNARQTGLDKQQAVQEKLAQLAVYREGINAHLTGAITLAERSPGGLLMPNQSLLYTGRVLACSQLHEMMHIARELCGGQICVTPDAATFAHPEAKPWLEKFYKVNEDWVAEDRRKLLAFARDILNSDYAGHRLTFQLFAQSPPYAHLAAVYRNFDWDGPLDFVRKAAGLSDRVMGPTTRTPGDSAVSRWFDAGIMNRTAAE